One Archangium lipolyticum genomic region harbors:
- a CDS encoding gliding motility protein — translation MRRTVMAGALMVLALVGCKRDGNKAGGGKGSARAGAVVGGMGVMLAEGAAEDLRVTEDGQFATYLRKTRKPTVEGIPPQMRLGELYMVPVTGGVPRKLGDGVTNVPGGLLFTPDSKHVLYLTGYNLANQSGALHVLALSDPSAEPRKLGDAVTYFLPSPDGTQLAFVDGGVLKLGALPAGPFRQVGGEVSTAGFSPDGTMLFFKRRLTAAGGLLAVPVVEDAAKKGEPLKLADQVGDFVLSPDSKRVAYQVRTPATPGMYDLYLADVPELKGRKVASGSTAFAFSPDSKWLARNDGGKPEVPGDLFVGPASGEPGRKVGERVKELAFSPDSQALGFLAKYDLSAGAGLMGVVALPDGEPKLVGSRVPNFLWGKDGKYVAFLSRFLKPIYSVDLMLYQVGAEKAEKAHPGVFGYGFAPENKALVFRAGCIREGRACDFKALTLPRAEQTQPQTWLQGIYSYKLSGDGNRILATSARMDSDTFDVAVYDVKTQARKTLDQGAQLPAYFAGPDDSLAVYVVKQGPNPGVYVAPAQP, via the coding sequence ATGAGACGAACCGTGATGGCGGGAGCGCTGATGGTGCTCGCGCTGGTGGGGTGCAAGCGCGACGGGAACAAGGCCGGGGGAGGGAAGGGGAGTGCCCGGGCCGGAGCGGTGGTGGGCGGAATGGGCGTGATGCTGGCCGAGGGGGCGGCGGAGGATCTGCGCGTCACCGAGGACGGGCAGTTCGCCACGTACCTGCGCAAGACGCGCAAGCCGACGGTGGAGGGCATTCCGCCGCAGATGCGGCTGGGCGAGCTGTACATGGTGCCGGTGACGGGCGGCGTGCCGCGCAAGCTGGGCGATGGGGTGACGAACGTGCCCGGGGGGCTGCTCTTCACCCCGGACTCCAAGCACGTGCTGTACCTCACCGGGTACAACCTGGCGAACCAGTCCGGCGCGCTGCACGTGCTGGCGCTCAGCGATCCCAGTGCCGAGCCCCGGAAGCTGGGCGACGCGGTGACGTACTTCCTGCCGAGCCCGGATGGCACGCAGCTGGCCTTCGTGGACGGAGGGGTGCTGAAGCTGGGAGCCCTGCCGGCCGGGCCCTTCCGCCAGGTGGGCGGCGAGGTGTCCACCGCGGGCTTCTCCCCGGACGGCACGATGCTCTTCTTCAAGCGGCGGCTGACGGCGGCCGGCGGGCTGCTGGCGGTGCCGGTGGTGGAGGACGCGGCGAAGAAGGGCGAGCCGCTCAAGCTGGCGGACCAGGTGGGCGACTTCGTGCTGTCGCCGGACTCCAAGCGCGTGGCGTACCAGGTGCGCACCCCGGCGACGCCCGGCATGTATGACCTGTACCTGGCGGACGTGCCGGAGCTGAAGGGCCGGAAGGTGGCCTCGGGCTCGACGGCGTTCGCCTTCTCGCCGGACTCGAAGTGGCTGGCGCGCAACGATGGGGGCAAGCCGGAGGTGCCGGGCGATCTGTTCGTGGGCCCGGCCTCGGGCGAGCCGGGGCGCAAGGTGGGCGAGCGCGTGAAGGAGCTGGCCTTCTCGCCGGACTCGCAGGCGCTGGGCTTCCTGGCGAAGTACGACCTGTCGGCGGGCGCGGGGCTGATGGGCGTGGTGGCGCTGCCGGACGGCGAGCCGAAGCTGGTGGGCAGCCGCGTGCCCAACTTCCTGTGGGGCAAGGACGGCAAGTACGTGGCCTTCCTCTCGCGCTTCCTCAAGCCCATCTACTCGGTGGACCTGATGCTGTACCAGGTGGGCGCGGAGAAGGCGGAGAAGGCCCACCCGGGCGTCTTCGGCTACGGCTTCGCCCCCGAGAACAAGGCGCTCGTCTTCCGCGCCGGCTGCATCCGCGAGGGCCGTGCCTGTGACTTCAAGGCGCTGACGCTGCCTCGGGCCGAGCAGACCCAGCCCCAGACGTGGCTGCAGGGCATCTACAGCTACAAGCTGTCCGGGGATGGGAACCGGATCCTCGCCACCTCGGCGCGGATGGACTCGGACACGTTCGACGTGGCCGTGTACGACGTGAAGACGCAAGCGCGGAAGACGCTCGACCAGGGCGCGCAGCTGCCGGCGTACTTCGCGGGCCCGGATGATTCGCTGGCGGTGTACGTGGTGAAGCAGGGGCCGAACCCGGGCGTGTACGTGGCGCCGGCCCAGCCGTGA
- the trmFO gene encoding methylenetetrahydrofolate--tRNA-(uracil(54)-C(5))-methyltransferase (FADH(2)-oxidizing) TrmFO has protein sequence MQDVKFQRVTVIGGGLAGSECAWQLARRGVPVTLREMKPHRRSPAHKTDQFAELVCSNSLRSDNPESAIGLLHAELRTLSSVILGCADTHRVPAGDALAVEREAFSAAVTRSVREAPGVEVVTGEVDQLPEGLVVVATGPLTSDALTKDLERYVGEKLYFYDSIAPIVAGDSIDMNIAFRASRYGKGGGDDYINLPMNQEEYYRFIAEVKAGQKLQPHSFEEPRYFEGCLPIEVMVDRGDETLAFGPMKPVGLKDPRTGEEPYAVVQLRMEDKAGTSWNMVGFQTRLTWGEQKRIFTTCIPGLANAEFLRMGQIHRNTFIDSPRLLGRDLSLKAEPRLFFAGQITGVEGYVESAACGYMTALAVYARLTGREFVPPPATTAMGSLYRHVTGEAHPPDYDYQPSNVIFGLFPPLPGRVKKADKRTKYAERARADMAAWLPSVPPAQELQRTA, from the coding sequence ATGCAGGACGTGAAGTTTCAGCGGGTGACGGTGATTGGCGGTGGACTGGCGGGGAGCGAGTGCGCCTGGCAGCTGGCGCGGCGCGGGGTACCGGTGACGCTGCGCGAGATGAAGCCGCACCGGCGCTCGCCAGCGCACAAGACGGACCAGTTCGCGGAGCTGGTGTGCTCCAACTCGTTGCGCTCGGACAACCCGGAGAGCGCCATCGGCCTGCTGCACGCGGAGCTGCGGACGCTGTCGTCGGTGATCCTGGGGTGCGCGGACACGCACCGGGTGCCGGCCGGTGACGCGCTGGCGGTGGAGCGGGAGGCCTTCTCGGCGGCGGTGACGCGCTCGGTGCGCGAGGCCCCGGGCGTGGAGGTGGTGACGGGCGAGGTGGACCAGCTGCCCGAGGGCCTGGTGGTGGTGGCCACGGGCCCCCTCACCTCGGACGCGCTGACGAAGGACCTCGAGCGCTACGTGGGGGAGAAGCTCTACTTCTACGATTCGATCGCCCCCATCGTGGCGGGGGACTCCATCGACATGAACATCGCCTTCCGCGCGAGCCGCTACGGCAAGGGCGGGGGAGACGACTACATCAACCTGCCGATGAACCAGGAGGAGTACTACCGGTTCATCGCCGAGGTGAAGGCGGGGCAGAAGCTGCAGCCGCACAGCTTCGAGGAACCCAGGTACTTCGAAGGGTGTCTGCCCATCGAGGTGATGGTCGATCGAGGCGATGAGACGCTGGCCTTCGGGCCGATGAAGCCGGTGGGGCTGAAGGATCCGCGCACGGGAGAGGAGCCCTACGCGGTGGTGCAGCTGCGCATGGAGGACAAGGCGGGCACGTCGTGGAACATGGTGGGCTTCCAGACGCGCCTGACGTGGGGCGAGCAGAAGCGCATCTTCACCACGTGCATCCCGGGCCTGGCCAACGCCGAGTTCCTGCGGATGGGGCAGATCCACCGCAACACCTTCATCGACTCGCCGCGGCTGCTGGGGCGCGACTTGTCGCTCAAGGCGGAGCCGCGCCTGTTCTTCGCCGGGCAGATCACCGGTGTGGAGGGGTACGTGGAGTCGGCGGCGTGCGGGTACATGACGGCGCTGGCGGTGTACGCGCGGCTGACGGGGCGCGAGTTCGTCCCGCCACCGGCCACCACGGCGATGGGCTCGCTCTACCGTCACGTGACGGGCGAGGCACACCCGCCGGACTATGACTACCAGCCCTCGAACGTCATCTTCGGGCTGTTCCCGCCGCTGCCGGGGCGGGTGAAGAAGGCGGACAAGCGGACGAAGTACGCGGAGCGGGCGCGGGCGGACATGGCCGCGTGGCTGCCGAGTGTGCCTCCCGCGCAGGAGCTCCAGAGGACCGCATGA
- the hslU gene encoding ATP-dependent protease ATPase subunit HslU, whose product MSNARKNPAFTPREVVGELDRYIVGQNAAKRAVAIALRNRWRRQQVPEDLRDEIHPKNIIMIGPTGVGKTEIARRLAKLAQAPFVKVEASKFTEVGYVGRDVESMVRDLVEAAIALVRDEEMEKVRARALEIAEDRLAQLLSGQGPTPRPSGGIGFMAPPPPPSAPRLGDLEREKLRAQLRAGTLDDQEVELETTESGTPTFLRNFSGQGMEEIGVNLQDLFKNMPGMSRSQRRKVRAPEALRLLEREEAAKLVDSDRVNREALVRAETSGIIFIDEIDKIASREGGGKGAGPDVSREGVQRDILPIVEGSTINTKYGQVKTDHMLFIAAGAFHVSKPSDLIPELQGRFPIRVELEPLTGEDLVRILREPRNSLIRQYTALLATEGVQLKFSDDAIMELARIAQSVNERTENIGARRLHTVLERLLDEVSFNASEQGPKDLQIDAAYVRERLASVVQDEDLSRYIL is encoded by the coding sequence GTGAGCAACGCACGAAAGAACCCCGCCTTCACTCCGCGCGAGGTCGTGGGCGAGCTGGACCGCTACATCGTCGGGCAGAACGCCGCCAAGCGCGCGGTGGCCATCGCCCTGCGCAACCGCTGGCGCCGCCAGCAGGTCCCCGAGGATCTACGCGATGAGATCCACCCCAAGAACATCATCATGATCGGCCCCACCGGCGTGGGGAAGACGGAGATCGCCCGGCGTCTGGCGAAGCTCGCCCAGGCGCCTTTCGTCAAGGTGGAGGCCTCCAAGTTCACCGAGGTCGGCTACGTGGGCCGCGATGTCGAGTCCATGGTGCGCGACCTGGTCGAGGCCGCCATCGCGCTCGTGCGCGACGAGGAGATGGAGAAGGTGCGCGCCCGCGCCCTCGAGATCGCCGAGGACCGGCTGGCGCAGCTGCTCTCCGGTCAGGGGCCCACCCCGCGTCCCTCGGGGGGCATTGGCTTCATGGCGCCCCCGCCGCCGCCCTCCGCGCCCCGGCTCGGGGATCTGGAGCGCGAGAAGCTCCGCGCCCAGCTGCGCGCCGGCACGCTCGATGACCAGGAGGTGGAGCTCGAGACCACCGAGAGCGGTACCCCCACCTTCCTGCGCAACTTCTCCGGCCAGGGCATGGAGGAGATCGGCGTCAACCTGCAGGATCTCTTCAAGAACATGCCCGGCATGAGCCGCTCGCAGCGGCGCAAGGTGCGCGCCCCCGAGGCCCTGCGCCTGCTGGAGCGCGAGGAGGCCGCCAAGCTGGTGGACAGCGACCGCGTCAACCGCGAGGCGCTCGTCCGCGCGGAGACCAGCGGCATCATCTTCATCGACGAGATCGACAAGATCGCCAGCCGCGAGGGCGGAGGCAAGGGCGCCGGCCCGGACGTGTCGCGCGAGGGCGTGCAGCGCGACATCCTGCCCATCGTCGAGGGCTCCACCATCAACACCAAGTACGGCCAGGTGAAGACGGACCACATGCTCTTCATCGCCGCGGGCGCCTTCCACGTCTCCAAGCCGAGCGATCTCATCCCCGAGCTCCAGGGCCGCTTCCCCATCCGCGTGGAGCTGGAGCCCCTCACGGGCGAGGACCTGGTGCGCATCCTCCGCGAGCCGCGCAATTCCCTCATCCGCCAGTACACCGCGCTACTGGCCACCGAGGGGGTTCAGCTGAAATTCTCCGACGATGCCATCATGGAACTGGCGCGCATCGCACAGTCCGTGAACGAGCGCACCGAGAACATCGGTGCACGGAGGTTGCATACGGTTCTGGAGCGGTTGCTGGACGAGGTATCCTTCAACGCCAGCGAGCAGGGCCCGAAGGACCTGCAGATCGATGCCGCGTACGTGCGCGAACGCCTCGCCTCCGTCGTCCAGGACGAGGATCTGTCGCGCTACATCCTCTAG
- a CDS encoding tyrosine recombinase XerC, with translation MSTAELSPLLEKFRAHLEDEKGASPHTVRNYLIDLVDFERYLVERMKLTLLAATHAAIRGYMGTLAVDHAPSSRGRRLASIKSFYKYLVRQKLLPGSPAKLVKSPKLPRNLPKVLPVDEVFAILDMPSQKTVLGLRDRAILEMLYGGGLRISELCGLNLLDVDRSGRIVRVMGKGSKERLVPVNAQAIRALDAYLARRGELLAVPRPEQDADAVFLNYRGGRLTPRSIARHLDTYVVQCALQRKVSPHAMRHSFATHLLGGGADIRSIQELLGHASLSTTQRYTHVSWEQLQAVYDAAHPRA, from the coding sequence ATGAGCACCGCCGAGCTGTCGCCGCTGCTGGAGAAGTTCCGCGCCCACCTCGAGGACGAGAAGGGCGCCAGTCCGCACACCGTGCGCAACTACCTCATCGACCTGGTGGACTTCGAGCGCTACCTGGTCGAGCGGATGAAGCTGACGCTGCTGGCGGCCACGCACGCGGCCATCCGCGGCTACATGGGCACGCTGGCGGTGGACCATGCGCCGTCCAGCCGGGGGCGGCGGCTCGCGAGCATCAAGAGCTTCTACAAGTACCTCGTGCGGCAGAAGCTGCTGCCGGGCAGCCCGGCCAAGCTGGTGAAGAGCCCCAAGCTGCCCAGGAACCTGCCCAAGGTGCTCCCCGTGGACGAGGTGTTCGCCATCCTCGACATGCCGTCACAGAAGACGGTGCTGGGCCTGCGGGACAGGGCCATCCTGGAGATGCTGTACGGCGGCGGCCTGCGTATCAGCGAGCTGTGTGGGCTGAATCTGCTGGACGTGGACCGCAGTGGGCGCATCGTTCGGGTGATGGGCAAGGGCAGCAAGGAGCGCTTGGTGCCGGTGAACGCGCAGGCCATCCGCGCGCTGGATGCGTATCTGGCGCGGCGGGGCGAGCTGCTCGCGGTGCCTCGCCCGGAGCAGGACGCGGACGCGGTGTTCCTCAACTACCGCGGAGGCCGGCTGACGCCCCGGAGCATCGCGAGGCACCTGGACACGTACGTGGTGCAGTGCGCGCTGCAGCGCAAGGTGAGCCCGCACGCGATGCGTCACTCGTTCGCCACGCACCTGCTCGGAGGCGGGGCGGACATCCGCAGCATCCAGGAGCTGCTGGGCCACGCGAGCCTCTCCACCACCCAGCGGTATACGCACGTGAGCTGGGAGCAGCTCCAGGCCGTCTACGACGCCGCGCACCCGAGGGCGTGA
- a CDS encoding RpnC/YadD family protein produces the protein MPRFEYLLDDLTAERAEALRSRPGPPLARLAWLVLRYGRTEELAHRLPEWTALFAQVRADPDGTENLVVVIRYLLWVGDKTTYKVTKRVLHSMMDEPQVEELMRSHGEVLIERGIRRGLERGRAEGLAEGRLRGRAESLLRILAARSVHVGDEAQQRILACADVATLDRWLDRALNATHLSDVLDEPAS, from the coding sequence GTGCCGCGCTTCGAGTACCTGCTGGATGACCTGACGGCCGAGCGGGCTGAGGCGTTGCGGTCACGCCCTGGCCCACCCCTGGCCCGGCTGGCGTGGCTCGTATTGCGCTACGGACGCACCGAGGAGCTGGCTCACCGTCTCCCGGAGTGGACGGCGCTCTTCGCGCAAGTGCGGGCCGACCCTGATGGCACCGAGAATCTGGTGGTGGTCATCCGCTACCTCCTCTGGGTCGGGGACAAGACCACCTACAAAGTCACGAAGCGGGTGCTACATTCGATGATGGATGAACCCCAAGTGGAGGAGCTGATGCGGAGCCATGGCGAGGTGCTCATCGAACGGGGGATAAGGAGGGGACTGGAACGGGGTCGGGCGGAGGGACTGGCTGAAGGGCGACTGCGAGGGCGAGCCGAGTCATTGCTTCGAATTCTCGCTGCCCGGAGCGTGCACGTCGGTGATGAGGCGCAGCAGCGCATCCTCGCATGCGCGGACGTGGCCACCCTCGACCGTTGGCTCGACCGGGCCCTGAACGCCACCCATCTCTCCGATGTGCTGGATGAGCCAGCGAGCTGA
- a CDS encoding Rpn family recombination-promoting nuclease/putative transposase, producing MPGPHDLFARFTFGHPERAAAELRAVLPPHVVSEVDWSSLRREPGSVVDPELRETESDLLFTAAGAALRVPAG from the coding sequence ATGCCTGGACCCCATGACCTCTTCGCACGCTTCACCTTCGGCCATCCCGAGCGGGCCGCGGCCGAGCTGCGCGCCGTCCTGCCTCCGCACGTCGTCTCCGAGGTGGACTGGTCATCCCTGCGGCGGGAGCCCGGTTCCGTCGTGGACCCGGAGCTGCGGGAGACCGAGAGCGACCTGCTCTTCACCGCCGCTGGTGCCGCGCTTCGAGTACCTGCTGGATGA
- the hslV gene encoding ATP-dependent protease subunit HslV codes for MFHGTTILCVRREGKVVIAGDGQVSLDKTIMKNTAKKVRRIGEGSVIAGFAGSTADAFTLFERFEARLKEHQKNLARACVELGKDWRTDRFLRRLEALLVVADREKTFILSGSGDVIEPDYGIAAVGSGGSYALAAARALMAHTQLSAREVATHAMQIAADICIYTNTNISIEEL; via the coding sequence ATGTTCCACGGCACCACCATCCTCTGCGTCCGCCGCGAGGGAAAGGTCGTCATCGCGGGCGATGGTCAGGTCAGTCTCGACAAGACCATCATGAAGAACACGGCGAAGAAGGTGCGCCGCATCGGCGAGGGCTCCGTCATCGCCGGCTTCGCGGGCAGCACCGCCGACGCCTTCACCCTCTTCGAGCGCTTCGAAGCCCGTCTCAAGGAGCACCAGAAGAACCTGGCCCGCGCCTGCGTGGAGCTCGGGAAGGACTGGCGCACCGACCGCTTCCTCCGCCGCCTGGAGGCCCTGCTCGTCGTGGCCGACCGCGAGAAGACCTTCATCCTCTCCGGCTCCGGCGACGTCATCGAGCCCGACTACGGCATCGCCGCCGTGGGCAGCGGTGGCTCCTACGCGCTCGCCGCCGCCCGCGCCCTCATGGCGCACACGCAGCTGTCCGCGCGCGAGGTGGCCACCCACGCCATGCAGATCGCCGCGGACATCTGCATCTACACCAACACCAACATCTCCATCGAAGAGCTCTGA